One Rhododendron vialii isolate Sample 1 chromosome 2a, ASM3025357v1 genomic region harbors:
- the LOC131314231 gene encoding uncharacterized protein LOC131314231 isoform X1 produces the protein MSCFLLSEQRHQVCRKLKVAYEQLDFCLQGWARNRFGDRSCSYKRRRSWLSLVMEVTFEEEFPDFDVRLSPQLRKHFYEKLKHLVVVIDTMLEDGTKNGIWDGKYTLEEEDEEKFIRGGGVIMNSRGFILTCAQLIPPNFSKIQFRRVNDESFSECVLVARKEDLDLAIVRPVKDEGAVSDFGKFGFQEFIDVGMEVFSIAHPGDLCYSLVIGQVAFPCLYDGTAPSDYPRDQTPSSRLVGFVVDDQRDDELKHLAKDLQLIQINNFHGTHNLARRTSFGAPVFDSRGRVIGLSTFVLEEMDFAIHMSVLEKFWKENVSEPQENGSDPQESVSEHLSKPQENVSEPQPPKRKKRKRKRKRRKGEKQRGNL, from the exons ATGTCTTGTTTTCTACTTAGTGAACAGAGGCATCAAGTTTGTCGGAAGCTGAAGGTGGCATACGAGCAACTTGACTTTTGTTTACAG GGTTGGGCAcgaaaccgttttggtgatagAAGCTGCTCTTACAAAAGGAGAAGATCCTGGTTGTCTTTG GTCATGGAAGTTACTTTTGAAGAAGAATTTCCCGACTTTGATGTCCGTCTCTCTCCACAACTTAGGAAACACTTTTACGAGAAATTAAAACATCTGGTGGTTGTTATTGACACAATGCTCGAAGATGGGACAAAAAATGGGATATGGGATGGCAAGTATACCTTagaagaagaggatgaggaGAAATTTATACGTGGTGGAGGGGTCATAATGAATAGTAGGGGTTTTATTCTTACGTGTGCTCAGTTGATACCTCCTAATTTCAGCAAGATTCAGTTTCGTCGGGTGAATGATGAGTCGTTTTCAGAATGTGTGTTGGTAGCAAGAAAAGAGGATTTAGATTTGGCAATCGTCAGGCCTGTAAAGGATGAAGGGGCTGTATCTGATTTCGGAAAGTTTGGTTTTCAAGAGTTCATCGACGTAGGGATGGAAGTATTTTCAATAGCTCACCCAGGAGACTTATGTTATTCATTGGTCATTGGACAGGTCGCCTTTCCATGCCTCTATGATGGTACAGCTCCTAGTGACTATCCTCGGGATCAGACTCCTAGTTCGAGGTTAGTTGGATTTGTGGTTGATGACCAACGTGATGATGAACTCAAACACCTTGCCAAGGATTTGCAGctcattcaaatcaacaacTTTCATGGTACCCATAACTTGGCGAGAAGGACATCATTTGGTGCACCCGTCTTTGATTCCCGTGGTAGGGTTATAGGACTCAGTACCTTTGTTTTAGAGGAGATGGATTTCGCAATTCATATGTCTGTTCTGGAgaaattttggaaagaaaatgtTTCAGAGCCTCAAGAAAATGGTTCAGATCCTCAAGAAAGTGTTTCAGAGCATCTTTCAAAGCCTCAGGAAAATGTTTCAGAGCCTCAGcctccaaaaagaaagaaaaggaaaaggaaaaggaaaagaaggaagggaGAAAAGCAAAGAGGAAACTTGTAG
- the LOC131314231 gene encoding uncharacterized protein LOC131314231 isoform X2, with product MCIGLITGWARNRFGDRSCSYKRRRSWLSLVMEVTFEEEFPDFDVRLSPQLRKHFYEKLKHLVVVIDTMLEDGTKNGIWDGKYTLEEEDEEKFIRGGGVIMNSRGFILTCAQLIPPNFSKIQFRRVNDESFSECVLVARKEDLDLAIVRPVKDEGAVSDFGKFGFQEFIDVGMEVFSIAHPGDLCYSLVIGQVAFPCLYDGTAPSDYPRDQTPSSRLVGFVVDDQRDDELKHLAKDLQLIQINNFHGTHNLARRTSFGAPVFDSRGRVIGLSTFVLEEMDFAIHMSVLEKFWKENVSEPQENGSDPQESVSEHLSKPQENVSEPQPPKRKKRKRKRKRRKGEKQRGNL from the exons ATGTGCATTGGACTGATTACG GGTTGGGCAcgaaaccgttttggtgatagAAGCTGCTCTTACAAAAGGAGAAGATCCTGGTTGTCTTTG GTCATGGAAGTTACTTTTGAAGAAGAATTTCCCGACTTTGATGTCCGTCTCTCTCCACAACTTAGGAAACACTTTTACGAGAAATTAAAACATCTGGTGGTTGTTATTGACACAATGCTCGAAGATGGGACAAAAAATGGGATATGGGATGGCAAGTATACCTTagaagaagaggatgaggaGAAATTTATACGTGGTGGAGGGGTCATAATGAATAGTAGGGGTTTTATTCTTACGTGTGCTCAGTTGATACCTCCTAATTTCAGCAAGATTCAGTTTCGTCGGGTGAATGATGAGTCGTTTTCAGAATGTGTGTTGGTAGCAAGAAAAGAGGATTTAGATTTGGCAATCGTCAGGCCTGTAAAGGATGAAGGGGCTGTATCTGATTTCGGAAAGTTTGGTTTTCAAGAGTTCATCGACGTAGGGATGGAAGTATTTTCAATAGCTCACCCAGGAGACTTATGTTATTCATTGGTCATTGGACAGGTCGCCTTTCCATGCCTCTATGATGGTACAGCTCCTAGTGACTATCCTCGGGATCAGACTCCTAGTTCGAGGTTAGTTGGATTTGTGGTTGATGACCAACGTGATGATGAACTCAAACACCTTGCCAAGGATTTGCAGctcattcaaatcaacaacTTTCATGGTACCCATAACTTGGCGAGAAGGACATCATTTGGTGCACCCGTCTTTGATTCCCGTGGTAGGGTTATAGGACTCAGTACCTTTGTTTTAGAGGAGATGGATTTCGCAATTCATATGTCTGTTCTGGAgaaattttggaaagaaaatgtTTCAGAGCCTCAAGAAAATGGTTCAGATCCTCAAGAAAGTGTTTCAGAGCATCTTTCAAAGCCTCAGGAAAATGTTTCAGAGCCTCAGcctccaaaaagaaagaaaaggaaaaggaaaaggaaaagaaggaagggaGAAAAGCAAAGAGGAAACTTGTAG
- the LOC131314231 gene encoding uncharacterized protein LOC131314231 isoform X3 encodes MEVTFEEEFPDFDVRLSPQLRKHFYEKLKHLVVVIDTMLEDGTKNGIWDGKYTLEEEDEEKFIRGGGVIMNSRGFILTCAQLIPPNFSKIQFRRVNDESFSECVLVARKEDLDLAIVRPVKDEGAVSDFGKFGFQEFIDVGMEVFSIAHPGDLCYSLVIGQVAFPCLYDGTAPSDYPRDQTPSSRLVGFVVDDQRDDELKHLAKDLQLIQINNFHGTHNLARRTSFGAPVFDSRGRVIGLSTFVLEEMDFAIHMSVLEKFWKENVSEPQENGSDPQESVSEHLSKPQENVSEPQPPKRKKRKRKRKRRKGEKQRGNL; translated from the coding sequence ATGGAAGTTACTTTTGAAGAAGAATTTCCCGACTTTGATGTCCGTCTCTCTCCACAACTTAGGAAACACTTTTACGAGAAATTAAAACATCTGGTGGTTGTTATTGACACAATGCTCGAAGATGGGACAAAAAATGGGATATGGGATGGCAAGTATACCTTagaagaagaggatgaggaGAAATTTATACGTGGTGGAGGGGTCATAATGAATAGTAGGGGTTTTATTCTTACGTGTGCTCAGTTGATACCTCCTAATTTCAGCAAGATTCAGTTTCGTCGGGTGAATGATGAGTCGTTTTCAGAATGTGTGTTGGTAGCAAGAAAAGAGGATTTAGATTTGGCAATCGTCAGGCCTGTAAAGGATGAAGGGGCTGTATCTGATTTCGGAAAGTTTGGTTTTCAAGAGTTCATCGACGTAGGGATGGAAGTATTTTCAATAGCTCACCCAGGAGACTTATGTTATTCATTGGTCATTGGACAGGTCGCCTTTCCATGCCTCTATGATGGTACAGCTCCTAGTGACTATCCTCGGGATCAGACTCCTAGTTCGAGGTTAGTTGGATTTGTGGTTGATGACCAACGTGATGATGAACTCAAACACCTTGCCAAGGATTTGCAGctcattcaaatcaacaacTTTCATGGTACCCATAACTTGGCGAGAAGGACATCATTTGGTGCACCCGTCTTTGATTCCCGTGGTAGGGTTATAGGACTCAGTACCTTTGTTTTAGAGGAGATGGATTTCGCAATTCATATGTCTGTTCTGGAgaaattttggaaagaaaatgtTTCAGAGCCTCAAGAAAATGGTTCAGATCCTCAAGAAAGTGTTTCAGAGCATCTTTCAAAGCCTCAGGAAAATGTTTCAGAGCCTCAGcctccaaaaagaaagaaaaggaaaaggaaaaggaaaagaaggaagggaGAAAAGCAAAGAGGAAACTTGTAG